A DNA window from Primulina tabacum isolate GXHZ01 chromosome 12, ASM2559414v2, whole genome shotgun sequence contains the following coding sequences:
- the LOC142521364 gene encoding uncharacterized protein LOC142521364 — protein sequence MINVLALGLFFTSLVTAGFFSPTPEKQNSKENIVLKDGHRVVVEFEKNNGNTKVSISPQDYKGFVENMEDKVSETLEGVKGGLKEEDSAIKEEIHSGFSPRELVCDAYGKCKHKIAAAIGKTKEAVVEKAHEVKEGADEAVGKVKDTVTHSAHRVSDKARESTENVKESGREAKDMVFDKAGEIKEGAAVQAEKAKSLVSEKAKEAEEMLEDASDRVKQGAQRVKEEGKKELRGAFQRARAVGVRVLAFLVPPVSMNSVSGVLHLLGVAAAYGMCVWVTFASSYVLAAALPRHQFGMVQSKIYPVYFKAMACSVGMALFGHLLSQRRRLSTVSVGMFQAFNLGVSLVMVLANLLYLEPRATKVMFERMKKEKEEGRGKESDDKELSGRNIDPTTGSTVGSRGSVEEKQTDTAAVDKAEMVRMSEMLRRLNSYSSFFNVVALMSLTCHLVYLGQRLHIEC from the exons ATGATTAATGTTTTGGCTTTGGGTCTTTTCTTCACTTCCCTTGTGACGGCGGGGTTCTTTTCTCCAACCCCGGAAAAGCAGAATTCGAAAGAAAATATTGTGTTGAAAGACGGGCACAGGGTTGTGGTGGAATTTGAGAAGAATAATGGGAATACCAAGGTTTCGATTTCACCCCAAGATTACAAGGGGTTCGTGGAAAATATGGAGGACAAAGTGTCTGAAACGTTGGAGGGTGTGAAAGGGGGATTGAAAGAAGAAGATTCCGCAATTAAGGAAGAAATTCATAGTGGGTTTAGTCCGAGAGAGCTTGTGTGCGATGCATATGGCAAGTGTAAGCATAAAATTGCAGCCGCCATCGGGAAGACAAAGGAAGCGGTGGTGGAGAAGGCCCATGAGGTCAAGGAAGGGGCGGATGAGGCCGTCGGTAAAGTTAAAGATACTGTTACTCATTCGGCACATCGGGTGTCTGATAAAGCCCGGGAATCAACAGAAAATGTGAAGGAGTCTGGTAGAGAAGCGAAAGATATGGTTTTTGACAAGGCCGGCGAAATTAAAGAAGGTGCCGCTGTTCAAGCCGAGAAGGCGAAGAGCCTTGTGTCAGAAAAGGCGAAAGAGGCAGAAGAAATGTTGGAAGATGCGTCGGACAGAGTGAAACAGGGCGCTCAAAGGGTGAAAGAAGAAGGGAAAAAAGAATTAAGGGGCGCGTTCCAGCGTGCTCGGGCTGTCGGGGTCCGTGTTTTGGCATTCTTGGTGCCACCGGTGAGCATGAACTCGGTGTCTGGAGTGCTGCATTTGCTGGGAGTTGCGGCGGCTTATGGGATGTGCGTTTGGGTTACTTTTGCTTCGAGTTATGTCCTGGCTGCGGCATTGCCTAGGCACCAGTTTGGTATGGTGCAGAGCAAGATTTATCCTGTCTACTTTAAAGCCATGGCTTGTTCTGTGGGGATGGCATTGTTCGGACACTTGCTGAGCCAGAGGAGAAGATTGTCTACAGTCAGTGTTGGCATGTTTCAGGCTTTCAATCTTGGGGTATCACTTGTCATGGTTTTGGCGAATTTGCTGTACTTGGAGCCTCGCGCGACAAAG GTGATGTTTGAAAGAATGAAGAAGGAAAAGGAAGAAGGGAGAGGGAAAGAGAGCGACGACAAGGAACTGAGTGGCAGAAACATCGATCCCACAACAGGCAGCACGGTTGGGAGCCGTGGATCAGTCGAAGAGAAACAAACGGATACAGCAGCAGTAGACAAGGCTGAAATGGTGAGAATGAGTGAGATGCTGAGGAGGCTGAATTCATACTCTTCATTCTTCAATGTTGTGGCTCTTATGTCTCTCACATGTCACCTGGTCTACTTAGGACAGCGCCTGCACATCGAATGTTAA
- the LOC142521020 gene encoding berberine bridge enzyme-like 22, producing the protein MGSIAIFLMSSMLFLSVSWAATCHVHQKTFLKCMSCHSSRRDKIRRNIYTPNSSEYMSLLESASQNPRWFNETGERPFAIVTPLRETDVWTTIRCSKRLKLLIRVKSGGHDYEGLSVRSKSPFVMIDLTNLNSININLKQETAWIQAGVTLGQLYYHIGNKSRTYAFPGGLGSSVGSGGHISGGGLGTLLRKHGLAADNVLDALFMDVNGRILDRSTMGEDLFWALRGGGGASFGVVLAWKLKLVQVPEQVTVFAFRRKLDPADLNLLHKWQNTAHKLPQDLFIRILIQNFGNNVPGDEKFVQVTYNGMFLGPAVQLVKLLRKHFPEFDLETEDCFQEPLKDSGCTDRPCNKKECHQVSWIQSAVFFSGRKTDQPAETLLDKVKNKRVFNKATSDFLKVPIPDKGWKMIHSMFLSEERPIMIMDPLGGKMDKIAENETAFPHRKGNLFNIQYMINWFDDNRAEVADKHIFWMRSFHKKMAPYVAKSPRTAYINYKDLDLGKNDEDYSYDQGKVWGEKYFKGNFERLARIKGKVDPRNFFRNEQSIPVFAVHD; encoded by the coding sequence ATGGGAAGCATTGCAATATTCTTGATGTCCTCTATGCTTTTCCTGTCTGTTTCATGGGCAGCTACATGCCATGTCCATCAGAAAACCTTTCTCAAATGCATGTCATGCCATTCATCGCGCCGAGACAAGATTCGGCGAAACATTTACACCCCGAATTCTTCCGAATACATGTCGCTCCTGGAATCCGCGTCGCAGAATCCAAGATGGTTCAATGAAACTGGTGAAAGACCATTTGCAATTGTGACACCCCTCAgagaaactgatgtttggactaCCATTCGCTGCAGCAAAAGGCTCAAACTCCTAATCAGGGTCAAGAGTGGTGGCCATGATTATGAAGGCCTGTCCGTCCGGTCGAAGTCCCCTTTCGTCATGATTGATCTCACCAATCTCAACTCCATCAACATCAATCTTAAACAGGAAACGGCCTGGATCCAGGCAGGGGTGACTTTGGGACAGTTGTACTATCATATCGGCAATAAGAGCAGGACTTATGCATTCCCTGGAGGATTAGGCTCAAGCGTTGGCTCTGGGGGCCACATCAGCGGTGGAGGATTGGGAACGTTGCTGCGGAAACACGGGCTTGCAGCAGATAACGTGTTAGATGCTCTATTCATGGATGTGAATGGTAGAATCCTAGACAGGAGCACTATGGGTGAAGATCTTTTTTGGGCCCTCAGGGGTGGCGGGGGAGCAAGTTTTGGAGTGGTACTCGCGTGGAAACTCAAGCTGGTTCAAGTCCCTGAACAGGTTACAGTTTTCGCCTTTCGCCGTAAACTGGATCCTGCAGATCTGAATCTTCTCCACAAGTGGCAAAACACCGCACATAAGCTCCCGCAAGATCTCTTCATTCGAATCCTCATCCAAAACTTTGGAAATAATGTTCCAGGGGACGAGAAATTTGTCCAAGTCACGTACAACGGCATGTTTCTAGGGCCTGCCGTTCAACTAGTCAAACTGTTGAGAAAACATTTCCCTGAATTCGACCTGGAGACTGAAGATTGTTTCCAGGAACCCCTGAAAGACAGTGGCTGCACTGATAGGCCATGcaacaagaaagaatgtcaCCAGGTTTCCTGGATTCAATCCGCAGTCTTTTTCAGCGGAAGGAAAACCGACCAGCCAGCGGAGACATTGCTTGACAAAGTTAAAAACAAGCGTGTCTTCAACAAGGCGACATCGGATTTCTTAAAGGTTCCGATACCTGACAAGGGATGGAAGATGATACACAGCATGTTCTTGTCTGAAGAGCGTCCTATTATGATTATGGATCCTTTGGGAGGAAAAATGGACAAGATCGCAGAAAATGAAACCGCTTTTCCACATAGAAAAGGAAATTTGTTCAACATTCAATACATGATAAATTGGTTTGACGACAATCGTGCCGAAGTTGCTGACAAACACATATTTTGGATGAGATCATTTCACAAAAAAATGGCCCCATATGTGGCTAAGTCCCCAAGAACCGCATACATCAACTACAAAGATCTCGACTTGGGGAAAAACGACGAGGACTATAGCTACGATCAGGGAAAAGTGTGGGGTGAGAAATATTTCAAGGGAAACTTCGAAAGATTGGCAAGGATAAAAGGCAAGGTCGATCCAAGAAACTTCTTCCGAAATGAACAGAGCATTCCAGTTTTTGCTGTACATGACTAG